The following is a genomic window from Actinomadura sp. WMMB 499.
GGCTGGGTCAGGCCGACGGACGGTGCGCGGTGCGCGGCTTCCAGGACGCGTGTGAGGACGTCATGGTCGACGGGGTCGGGCAGGAAGCCGTCCCGGACGTCGCGCCGTTCGGCGATGGCCCGGTAGACGGCTTGACGTTCGTCGCACGCGAACGCGTGCGCGCGCCCGTCCTGTCCGGGGTCGTCCCGTCCGGGATCGTTCCGTCCGGGGTCGTTCCGTCCGGGAAGGTCAGATACCGAGCTCACCCATGACCTCCAGGAGTGCCTCGTTGGACGCGCGGTCGCGCACGGCGATGCGGAGCCAGTCGGGGCCGAGCCCGGGGAACGTGTCGCCGCGCCTGACCGCGTAGCCCCGCTGCCGCAGCAGGGCCCTGATGCCGAGTGCGTCCGGGATGCGGATGCAAAGGAAGGACGCGCGCGCGCCGGGAACCACGTACAGGCCCCGCCCGGTCAGTTCCGCGGCCAAGCGGTCTCGTTCGGCCCCCAGCTCGACGGCCCACTTCTCTGCCTCCGCGACGGCATCGGGCGCGGAGCACTCCTCGACGGCGACGAGCGCGGGCGTGGACACCGCCCACAGCGGCTGCGCCTCCGCCAGCCGGGCGACGAGGCCGGGCGAGGCCAGCACGTAGCCGGCGCGGAGCCCGGCCAGGCCCCACGTCTTGGTGAGCGACCGGATCACCACGACCCCGGCGGGCAGCCGCGCGGCAAGCGTCTCGGGCTCGCCGGGCACGCAGTCCATGAACGCCTCGTCCACCACGACCGTCCGGCCGGGACGGGCGAGCGCCGCGACGGCCGACGCCGGGTGCAGCACCGACGTCGGGTTCGTCGGGTTCCCGATCACGACGAGGTCGGCGCCGTCCGGCACCGCCGCGGGGTCGAGCGTGAAGTCGGCGCCGAGCAGGACGCGCTCGACGTCGTGCCCGGCCGCCCGCAGCGCGGCCTCCGGCTCGGTGAACTGGGGGTGCACCACCGCGGCCCGGCGCGGTGCCAGCACCCGCGCGAGCAGCACGAACGCCTCCGCGGCGCCCGCCGTCAGCAGCACCTCGTCCACCGACCGGCCGTGCCGCCGGGCCACCGCGCGGCGCGCCGCCCGCTGGTCGGGGTAGGCGGCCAGGTCGCCGATCGACGCCCGGATCCGCTCGGCGAGCCAGGCGGGCGGCATGCCGGTCCGCACGTTCACGGCGAAGTCGGCGAGGCCGTCCCCGACCTCGGCGTCCCCGTGGTGGCGCAGGTCGACGTCGCGCCCGTCCCGGCGCCCGTGGTGGCGCCGGTCGGCGTCGCGGGCCGTCATGTCCGCGGTCATCGCGCTTCCTCCTGGTACAGGAGGGCGTTGACGGCCGCGGCGGCGACCGCGGATCCGCCCTTCTCCGACACGTTGCTGAGCTGCGGCAGCCCGCTGGCGCGCAGCGCCTCCTTGGCCTCGGCGGCACCGACGAACCCCACCGGCACGCCGATGACCAGCGCCGGGCCGACCCGGCGGTCGATGATCTCGAAGATCGACTCGGGTGCCGACCCGACGACCCACACCGCGCCGGGGCCGACGTCGGAGTAGGCGAGCCGGACCGCGGCGGCCGGCCGGGTGATGCCGGCGGCCCGCGCCATCCGCCCGACGGCCGGGTCGGCGGCGTGGCAGACGGTCTCCCGCGCGGTGATCCCGGCCGCGACCATGTACTCGTCGGTCACGATCGGCGCGCCCGCCCGCAGCGCCGCCCAGCCCTGCTCGAGGGACTCCTCCCTGGTCACCAGGTCGACGGCGTACTCGAGGTCGGCGGTGGCGTGGATGATCCGCTCGGCCACGGCCCGCCACAGCGGCGGCATCGGCGACAGGTCGACGCGGGACCGCAGGATCTCATACGACCTGATCTCCACCGGATGCGGCTGGCGTACGCTCACAGGAGCCTCCTGCTGGGTCACGGGCAATCCTCGCTGTCGCCGTCCCCGGGCGCGTCCCGCTCCGGGAGGAGATACCAGGGTTTCACGCCTTCCGCACCGTTATGCCGGAATGTGTCGCCTTCATCCTGCTCGGCATCCCCCTCGACGGCGCCCGTCGCGAGGGCCGCCGTGGCGTACCCGGACGCGCGCTTGGGGACGGCGAGGCGGGCGGGCGCGCCGCCGAACGCGCGGACGGCGTGCAGGGCGGCGGCCTCGGCGACGCTCGCGGTGCCCGTCCGCGACCGCACGGCATCGGACGGGTGCGGCACCTCGATCCGCGCCAGCACCGGCACAGGGTAGGCGACCAGCGGGAGCCCCCGGTCCCGGGCGGCCGCGCGGACGGCGGGCTCGCCGCCCCGCCCGTCGGCGGTCGCGACGCACCAGACGGCGCCCGCACGCACACCGGCCTCCCGCAGGACGGCGTCCAGCAGGGCGCCGACCTCGGCCGCTCCGGCCCGCGTCGACGCTCCGGCCCCGATCACCGCGACGGGCACGGCGGCGCGCGTCACAGCATCACCCGTCCCAGCATCACCCGTCCCTGCATCGCCCGTCCCTGCATCGCCCGTCACAGCGGCGGTGTCCGCTCGACCGGACGGGCGCGTTCCGCCGGGAGCGGGGACGGCTCCGGGACCGCGCGGCGCGCCCAGACCACGGCGACGGACGGACGCGCGGGCCGGGGTGAGGCGTGCAGCGTCGC
Proteins encoded in this region:
- the cobC gene encoding Rv2231c family pyridoxal phosphate-dependent protein CobC, yielding MTARDADRRHHGRRDGRDVDLRHHGDAEVGDGLADFAVNVRTGMPPAWLAERIRASIGDLAAYPDQRAARRAVARRHGRSVDEVLLTAGAAEAFVLLARVLAPRRAAVVHPQFTEPEAALRAAGHDVERVLLGADFTLDPAAVPDGADLVVIGNPTNPTSVLHPASAVAALARPGRTVVVDEAFMDCVPGEPETLAARLPAGVVVIRSLTKTWGLAGLRAGYVLASPGLVARLAEAQPLWAVSTPALVAVEECSAPDAVAEAEKWAVELGAERDRLAAELTGRGLYVVPGARASFLCIRIPDALGIRALLRQRGYAVRRGDTFPGLGPDWLRIAVRDRASNEALLEVMGELGI
- a CDS encoding cobalamin biosynthesis protein, with protein sequence MTRAAVPVAVIGAGASTRAGAAEVGALLDAVLREAGVRAGAVWCVATADGRGGEPAVRAAARDRGLPLVAYPVPVLARIEVPHPSDAVRSRTGTASVAEAAALHAVRAFGGAPARLAVPKRASGYATAALATGAVEGDAEQDEGDTFRHNGAEGVKPWYLLPERDAPGDGDSEDCP
- a CDS encoding precorrin-8X methylmutase, with product MSVRQPHPVEIRSYEILRSRVDLSPMPPLWRAVAERIIHATADLEYAVDLVTREESLEQGWAALRAGAPIVTDEYMVAAGITARETVCHAADPAVGRMARAAGITRPAAAVRLAYSDVGPGAVWVVGSAPESIFEIIDRRVGPALVIGVPVGFVGAAEAKEALRASGLPQLSNVSEKGGSAVAAAAVNALLYQEEAR